From a single Planctellipticum variicoloris genomic region:
- a CDS encoding YheT family hydrolase, with translation MLPFEPPWWLRGGHAQTLAGALWPARLPKYRAVARPVVMHDGDAVIVHDDCPTGWRPGDRAALLAHGLGGSSLSPLLVRLVEKLNQRGVRVFRLDMRGCGAGANLARRPYHAGRSDDLAEVVRSVLGWCDAEAPSGVETPLVLFGVSLSGNILLKYLGENPEQVPSQVTRAIAVNPPIDLARSVSTLSGPINRWYDRHFVGSLGKHLAEHLQRFPDAHTPCPRTRPRRMHEFDDWYTAPMGGFENGAEYYQRCSAAQFIPGIQVPTTILTSRDDPMVPVETFEAEQSSWPDTVRLTISNGGGHVGYIARKGLDPDIYWLDWRVVEFVMAGQQANLAPDASIISRLQFAEKLSA, from the coding sequence GTGCTCCCGTTTGAACCCCCCTGGTGGCTCCGCGGCGGACACGCCCAGACGTTAGCCGGTGCACTCTGGCCGGCCCGGCTGCCGAAATACCGGGCCGTCGCCCGTCCCGTCGTCATGCACGATGGAGATGCCGTCATCGTCCACGATGACTGTCCGACCGGCTGGCGACCCGGAGACCGCGCCGCATTGCTCGCTCACGGTCTCGGCGGTTCTTCACTCAGCCCGCTCCTTGTCCGACTGGTCGAAAAACTGAATCAACGCGGCGTGCGCGTCTTCCGGCTCGACATGCGCGGCTGCGGCGCCGGCGCGAACCTGGCCCGCCGCCCCTACCACGCCGGCCGTTCCGACGATCTTGCCGAGGTGGTCCGATCGGTCCTCGGCTGGTGCGACGCCGAAGCCCCGTCGGGCGTCGAAACGCCGCTGGTCCTGTTCGGAGTCTCGCTGAGCGGAAATATCCTGCTGAAGTATCTCGGCGAGAATCCGGAACAGGTCCCGTCGCAGGTCACCCGCGCCATCGCCGTCAATCCCCCGATTGACCTGGCCCGCAGCGTCAGCACCCTCTCGGGTCCGATCAACCGCTGGTACGACCGCCATTTCGTCGGCTCGCTTGGCAAACATCTGGCCGAGCACCTCCAGCGCTTTCCGGATGCCCATACCCCCTGCCCGCGAACCCGTCCGCGGCGCATGCACGAGTTTGATGACTGGTACACAGCCCCGATGGGCGGCTTCGAGAACGGAGCCGAATACTACCAGCGCTGCAGCGCCGCCCAGTTCATCCCCGGCATCCAGGTCCCGACAACCATTCTGACGTCGCGCGACGATCCGATGGTGCCGGTCGAAACCTTCGAAGCCGAGCAGAGCTCCTGGCCCGACACGGTCCGATTGACGATTTCGAACGGCGGCGGCCATGTCGGCTACATCGCCCGAAAAGGTCTCGACCCGGACATCTACTGGCTCGATTGGCGCGTCGTCGAATTCGTCATGGCCGGCCAACAGGCCAACCTCGCCCCCGACGCTTCAATCATCAGCCGCCTGCAATTCGCCGAGAAGCTCTCGGCGTAG
- a CDS encoding PQQ-binding-like beta-propeller repeat protein: MIRSSMWLLLACAVLGIASPGSAADLKTPEPVTVGPRDWPWWRGPLRNGIASSEQTPPLKWSETENVVWKTPVPGRSHGSPIVVGDQVVLAVAEPDREIQSVVCLNRNSGQVLWQTVVHEKGFEQTGKPNAKSSLASSTLACDGQRFFVNFLNAGAIYTTALDRQGKRLWQTKVSDYVLHQGFGSSPAVYESLVIVSADNKGTGAIVGLERATGKEVWRHERPKLPNYTSPIILTIGGRDQVLLTGCDLVTSLDPLTGKTLWEVEGSTTECVTSTVTDGARIFTSGGYPKNHLSAVLADGSGKLTWENNTRVYVPSMLVRDGHLYAILDAGVAMCWNSATGEEVWKGRLGGTFSSSPVLVGEHILATNEAGRTYVFKATPAAFELVGENQLGTEVFATPTVCGGRIYHRVAVQQGEERQEFVYCLGK, from the coding sequence ATGATTCGATCGTCGATGTGGTTGCTGCTGGCTTGCGCCGTTCTGGGAATCGCGTCGCCTGGCAGCGCAGCGGATTTGAAAACGCCGGAGCCGGTCACGGTCGGTCCTCGGGACTGGCCCTGGTGGCGCGGGCCGCTGCGGAACGGAATTGCCTCTTCCGAGCAGACGCCGCCCCTGAAGTGGAGCGAGACGGAGAATGTGGTCTGGAAGACGCCGGTGCCGGGCCGCAGCCACGGGTCGCCGATCGTCGTTGGCGATCAGGTGGTACTGGCGGTCGCTGAACCGGATCGCGAGATCCAGTCGGTCGTCTGCCTGAACCGCAATTCGGGACAAGTCCTCTGGCAGACCGTCGTCCATGAGAAGGGCTTCGAGCAGACTGGAAAGCCGAATGCGAAGAGCTCGCTGGCCAGTTCGACTCTAGCCTGTGACGGTCAGCGGTTTTTCGTGAACTTCCTCAACGCCGGGGCGATTTACACGACCGCGCTGGATCGACAGGGAAAGAGGCTCTGGCAGACGAAGGTGAGCGATTACGTGCTGCACCAGGGTTTCGGCTCGTCGCCCGCCGTGTATGAATCGCTGGTCATCGTTTCCGCCGACAACAAGGGGACCGGCGCGATTGTCGGGCTTGAGCGGGCGACCGGCAAAGAGGTCTGGCGGCACGAACGCCCGAAGCTGCCGAATTACACATCGCCGATCATCCTGACGATCGGGGGACGGGACCAGGTGCTGTTGACCGGCTGCGATCTGGTGACCAGCCTCGATCCGCTGACCGGCAAGACGCTCTGGGAGGTGGAAGGTTCCACGACCGAATGCGTCACGTCGACGGTGACGGACGGCGCGCGGATCTTCACGAGCGGCGGATATCCGAAGAACCATCTTTCAGCAGTGCTGGCGGACGGTTCCGGAAAGCTGACGTGGGAAAACAATACTCGGGTCTATGTCCCGTCGATGCTGGTCCGCGACGGGCATCTCTATGCGATACTGGACGCCGGGGTGGCCATGTGCTGGAACAGCGCGACCGGCGAAGAGGTGTGGAAGGGGCGACTGGGGGGGACGTTCAGTTCGTCCCCGGTGCTGGTGGGAGAGCACATTCTGGCGACGAATGAGGCGGGGCGGACTTACGTCTTCAAGGCGACTCCCGCCGCGTTTGAACTGGTCGGCGAGAACCAGCTTGGCACCGAGGTGTTTGCGACGCCGACAGTGTGCGGCGGTCGGATTTATCACCGGGTTGCGGTCCAGCAGGGGGAGGAGCGGCAGGAGTTTGTGTATTGCCTGGGGAAGTAG
- a CDS encoding trypsin-like peptidase domain-containing protein yields MTQRLTSTGLCWALMTWGLGTTLLASEQRETPVVRAVKRAAVSVVNIHTEKPAADRDAVFAAGKGRKINGMGTGVVIDERGYIVTNFHVIEDVDVIRCSFQDGSDYDANVVSFDREQDLAVIKVNATKIHRVSAFGTSSDLMLGESVIAIGNAFGYRHTITTGIISALGRDVEVNQNQSYKNLIQTDASINPGNSGGPLINLDGEIIGINVAIRAGAQRIGFAIPIDDARRIVARLISTEQLNHTVHGMLGKDVKSGTNRMLVVEGVQPASPAAQAGLKNGDVVLKAGSVDVVDGADWERALLGKPAGESVDVLVRRDDKTEKLTIALAPQQNGKTVLSTEIVARANNDTPVMEKSWAVLGLRLTPLPAQQKTLVAPKYHGGMRVLEVRSDSPAFQNGIKPGDILVGLHLWETISTDNVAWILNQPLNEQPLKFYIIRGSETLFGHLQVAMKHN; encoded by the coding sequence ATGACACAACGGTTAACGTCCACCGGACTGTGCTGGGCCCTGATGACCTGGGGCCTCGGCACGACACTTCTGGCATCGGAACAGCGAGAGACGCCGGTCGTCCGCGCTGTCAAACGGGCGGCGGTTTCCGTCGTCAACATTCACACCGAGAAGCCTGCCGCCGATCGCGACGCCGTGTTTGCGGCGGGCAAAGGTCGCAAGATCAACGGGATGGGGACCGGCGTCGTCATCGACGAACGGGGCTACATCGTCACGAACTTCCACGTGATCGAAGACGTCGACGTGATCCGCTGCAGTTTTCAGGACGGTAGCGACTACGACGCGAACGTGGTTTCGTTCGATCGCGAGCAGGACCTGGCGGTGATCAAGGTCAACGCGACCAAGATTCATCGGGTCTCCGCGTTCGGCACGTCCTCGGACCTGATGCTGGGCGAATCGGTGATCGCGATCGGCAACGCCTTCGGATACCGCCACACGATCACGACGGGGATCATCAGCGCTCTCGGCCGGGACGTGGAAGTCAATCAGAACCAGTCTTACAAGAACCTGATTCAGACGGACGCGAGCATCAACCCCGGCAACAGCGGCGGCCCGCTGATCAATCTCGACGGGGAGATCATTGGGATCAATGTTGCGATCCGGGCGGGCGCCCAGCGGATCGGATTTGCGATTCCGATCGACGACGCCCGGCGCATTGTGGCGCGGCTGATTTCCACCGAGCAACTGAACCATACGGTTCACGGGATGCTCGGCAAGGATGTGAAGTCGGGGACGAACCGGATGCTGGTCGTCGAAGGGGTTCAGCCGGCCAGCCCGGCGGCCCAGGCGGGACTGAAGAACGGCGACGTCGTGCTGAAAGCGGGTTCTGTCGACGTGGTCGACGGCGCCGACTGGGAGCGGGCGCTGCTCGGGAAGCCGGCGGGCGAGTCGGTGGATGTGCTGGTCCGGCGCGATGACAAGACGGAGAAGTTGACGATCGCTCTGGCTCCGCAGCAGAACGGCAAAACGGTGCTGAGCACCGAGATCGTCGCCCGGGCCAACAACGATACTCCCGTCATGGAGAAGTCCTGGGCCGTCCTCGGCCTGCGACTGACGCCGCTGCCGGCTCAGCAGAAGACGCTGGTGGCTCCGAAGTATCATGGCGGGATGCGGGTTCTGGAAGTGCGGTCGGACAGCCCGGCGTTTCAGAACGGGATCAAGCCGGGAGACATTCTGGTCGGGCTGCATCTGTGGGAGACGATTTCGACGGACAACGTCGCATGGATTCTGAATCAGCCGCTGAACGAGCAGCCGCTGAAGTTCTATATCATCCGGGGATCCGAGACGCTGTTCGGTCATTTGCAGGTCGCGATGAAGCACAACTGA
- a CDS encoding DUF1501 domain-containing protein, giving the protein MKVSRRDMLRRCGAGFGSLALASLLAEEAAAESLAARASQYAPKAKQVIFLFMHGGPSQVDTFDYKPLLERDHGKPLPFDKPRVVSAPTGNLLKSPFKFRQYGESGAWVSEIFPHVAGCVDDLCLINSMHCSNSRHGGALLELHTGSDTFVRPSLGSWITYGLGTENRDFPGFITICPTLTHGGVNAYNSSFLPADYQGTPLGNASIPSDKAKIPFIENFDRTPRDLQRMELDLLQSMNRDGLTRSGPDDLLEARINSFELAFRLQAEAPQLQDLSDESEATQKQYGLDDPTTKNFGQQCLMARRFIEQGVRFVQCTHSYKWDQHGNLKADHTRNAREVDQPIAALLHDLKARGLLESTLVLWGGEFGRTPVAQGDDGRDHNPQGYTMWMAGGGIKSGLVYGHTDDYGYYAVENKVHVHDLHATMLHLLGLDHTKLTYRYAGRDFRLTDVHGEVIHDILA; this is encoded by the coding sequence ATGAAAGTCTCCCGCCGCGACATGCTGCGCCGCTGCGGCGCCGGATTCGGCAGCCTGGCGCTCGCCTCCCTCCTGGCCGAAGAGGCCGCCGCGGAGTCCCTCGCGGCAAGGGCCTCCCAGTACGCTCCCAAGGCCAAACAGGTCATCTTCCTGTTCATGCACGGCGGACCGTCGCAAGTCGATACCTTCGACTACAAACCTCTCCTCGAACGGGATCACGGCAAACCGCTCCCCTTCGACAAGCCCCGTGTCGTTTCCGCCCCGACCGGAAACCTGCTCAAGTCGCCATTCAAATTCCGCCAATACGGCGAATCGGGTGCGTGGGTCAGCGAGATCTTCCCCCACGTCGCCGGCTGCGTCGACGACCTGTGCCTCATCAACTCCATGCACTGCTCCAACTCCCGCCACGGGGGCGCTCTGCTGGAGCTCCACACCGGCAGCGACACCTTCGTCCGACCCAGCCTGGGCTCGTGGATCACCTACGGACTCGGCACCGAAAACCGCGATTTCCCCGGCTTCATCACCATTTGCCCCACCCTCACCCACGGCGGCGTCAACGCCTACAATTCCTCCTTCCTCCCCGCCGACTACCAGGGAACGCCGCTCGGCAACGCCAGCATCCCTTCCGACAAGGCGAAAATTCCGTTCATCGAAAACTTCGACAGAACCCCGCGCGACCTGCAGCGCATGGAGCTCGACCTCCTCCAGTCCATGAACCGCGACGGCCTCACCCGCAGCGGCCCCGACGACCTCCTCGAAGCCCGCATCAACTCCTTCGAACTCGCCTTCCGGCTGCAGGCCGAGGCCCCCCAGCTCCAGGATCTGTCCGACGAGAGCGAAGCCACGCAGAAGCAATACGGCCTCGACGACCCCACCACAAAAAACTTCGGCCAGCAGTGCCTGATGGCCCGACGCTTCATCGAGCAGGGCGTCCGCTTCGTCCAGTGCACCCACAGCTACAAATGGGACCAGCACGGCAATCTCAAGGCCGACCATACCCGCAACGCCCGCGAAGTCGATCAGCCCATCGCCGCTCTCCTGCACGATCTCAAGGCCCGCGGCCTCCTCGAAAGTACGCTCGTCCTCTGGGGCGGAGAATTCGGCCGCACCCCCGTCGCCCAGGGGGACGACGGCCGCGACCACAACCCGCAGGGGTACACCATGTGGATGGCCGGCGGCGGAATCAAAAGCGGCCTGGTCTACGGGCACACCGACGACTACGGCTACTACGCCGTCGAAAACAAGGTCCACGTCCACGATCTGCACGCCACCATGCTGCACCTGCTGGGACTCGACCACACCAAGCTGACTTACCGCTACGCCGGCCGCGACTTCCGGCTGACCGACGTCCACGGCGAAGTCATCCACGACATCCTCGCCTGA
- a CDS encoding DUF1501 domain-containing protein has product MLSMLDRGPTLCDGLTRREALRIGGIGLGGLSLPQLLRSQTARAETGAAPRAKNVIIFGLVGGPAQHETWDPKPEAPVEVRGEFGAIATRTPGLYVGELMPKTAQLTHKIAVLRAVVTRDNAHSSSGYQLLTGVPHVPPNAESVTAKAPNLAPSWGAMVRYLRPSRGQLPSAVTLPEHIWNDGNFPWPGQDAGLLGRKYDPWLLTCDPSAATFKPPALTLPDEIPSRRFESRRSLLAELEHRRTPIGAAEDQYGDDVQQAFGVLATGATRRAFDLDLETPQTRDRYGRSRFAQSVLLARRLVEAGVSLVQVNWTRIADQPNQGGWDTHATHNAACKNLLMPIMDQCYSALIEDLDQRGLLDDTLVVWMGEFGRTPRFNANAGRDHWGNAFSLALCGGGIRGGVAHGQSDAHAAYPVSGIVEPADLCATVFHQLGYAPDTLLHDQLGRPIPLSRGRIIQEVL; this is encoded by the coding sequence ATGCTGTCGATGCTCGATCGTGGTCCGACACTGTGCGACGGCCTGACGCGCCGCGAGGCGCTGCGCATCGGCGGAATCGGTCTGGGAGGTCTCTCCCTGCCGCAACTGCTCCGCTCGCAGACGGCACGGGCGGAAACAGGCGCAGCCCCGCGCGCGAAAAACGTGATCATCTTCGGCCTCGTCGGCGGCCCGGCCCAGCACGAAACCTGGGATCCCAAACCCGAAGCCCCCGTCGAGGTTCGCGGCGAATTCGGCGCCATCGCCACGAGAACCCCCGGTCTCTATGTCGGCGAATTGATGCCGAAGACCGCGCAGCTCACCCACAAAATCGCCGTCCTCCGCGCCGTGGTCACGCGCGACAACGCCCACAGTTCCAGCGGCTACCAGCTCCTGACCGGTGTACCCCACGTCCCGCCGAACGCCGAAAGCGTCACCGCAAAAGCTCCCAATCTGGCCCCCTCCTGGGGAGCGATGGTCCGGTACCTGCGTCCCTCCCGCGGTCAACTGCCGTCCGCCGTGACTCTCCCCGAACACATCTGGAACGACGGCAACTTCCCCTGGCCCGGACAGGACGCCGGTCTCCTGGGCCGCAAGTACGATCCCTGGCTCCTGACGTGCGATCCCTCAGCCGCCACGTTCAAGCCGCCGGCCCTGACCCTGCCCGACGAAATCCCGAGCCGACGCTTCGAGAGCCGGCGTAGCCTCCTCGCGGAACTGGAGCATCGAAGAACCCCGATCGGCGCCGCCGAGGATCAGTACGGTGACGACGTCCAGCAGGCCTTCGGCGTCCTCGCCACAGGCGCCACCCGCCGCGCCTTCGATCTCGACCTCGAAACGCCCCAGACTCGCGACCGCTACGGACGCAGCCGGTTCGCGCAGAGCGTCCTCCTCGCCCGGCGCCTCGTCGAAGCCGGCGTCTCGCTGGTCCAGGTCAACTGGACCCGAATCGCCGATCAGCCCAACCAGGGGGGCTGGGACACGCACGCCACGCACAACGCGGCCTGCAAGAATCTGCTGATGCCGATCATGGACCAGTGCTACTCGGCCCTCATCGAAGACCTCGACCAGCGCGGCCTGCTCGACGATACCCTCGTCGTCTGGATGGGTGAGTTCGGCCGCACGCCGCGCTTCAACGCCAACGCCGGCCGCGACCACTGGGGCAACGCCTTCTCGCTGGCCCTGTGCGGCGGCGGAATCCGTGGCGGCGTGGCCCACGGCCAGTCAGACGCTCACGCCGCCTACCCCGTCAGCGGCATTGTCGAGCCCGCCGACCTGTGCGCCACAGTCTTCCACCAGCTCGGCTACGCCCCGGATACCCTGCTCCACGACCAGCTCGGCCGCCCGATCCCACTCAGCCGCGGCCGCATCATCCAGGAAGTGCTCTGA
- a CDS encoding DUF1553 domain-containing protein, translating to MRDSLPQTLSGLFALIVVALVGTPSVRGEDSAALEFFERKVRPLLIAKCQECHSADNAESEFSVDSLSALLKGGTRGPAIVPGKPAASLMLSAMKHGETLKMPPKEKPSRDEIAIITQWIEAGAHWPDSGPVARSTGGAVAKEPGITAEQRDFWAFQPARRTPTPAVTQPDWIRSSLDAFILHKLEAAGLSPAPQADKRTLLRRVTFDLIGLPPTPEDVDAFLADDSPDAFEKVVDRLLASPHYGERYGRHWLDVARYADSNGLDENLAHAHAFRYRDYVVRSFNRDLPFDDFITEQLAGDLLPHGEDAEAVTEGLAATGFLVLGAKMLAEDDPVKMQMDIIDEQIDTVGKAFLGLTLGCARCHDHKFDPVSTADYYGLAGIFKSTRTMENFGVVAKWQERPLATPAQLAERQQRQSLVDTKQSEIQQQVDQENQRLLSDERRKLGEYLLAATSQQWREDLKTSTASLGQQAAAEMPGLQILEAEDYARGNVLRDTTSYGVGIGVLVNRGETPNFVEYDVEVARAGWYQLEVRYAAAGSRPCTLTINGTVRETNLAGGVTGGWQPDSQKWEVVGFFELLAGRNLIRLEQPQFFPHIDKMLIAPAPAELAALAIPTDGPSVACWPELVQTVRDLIAHPEKDPDAVFKAWRELLTRPRMESLKTLPLLALDYQDRAKLILDRPADADLPPSEAALRKLLQDPKGAFAAPATIETHYAPAVASNLQQLRVEKESLQTLVPQFPDVMAVSDQQVENVPVHYRGSHLTLGPVVPRRYLRILDDGSSPPPSPSGSGRLELAQWLTSDRQPLTARVIVNRVWQWHFGFGLVRSSDNFGMLGELPSHPELLDHIALEFVEQGWSLKRLHREILRSATYQMGTQISEQALLVDPENRLRWKFARRRLEAEAIRDAALAVSGQLDGTMTGSLLPTANRAYVTSTANVNPAIYQSNRRSLYLPVVRSALYEVFQAFDFADPSVLSGERQSTTVAPQALFMMNSQLVAEQTLSLADRLLSETTLDDAGRVRAVYRAAYARDPDARETDRAIAFVTAYARKSSDAQAPEARRRGWQSLCRAVLGANEFVFVE from the coding sequence ATGAGGGACTCGCTGCCTCAGACTCTCTCCGGACTCTTCGCACTGATCGTCGTTGCGCTGGTCGGCACGCCCTCCGTCCGAGGCGAGGACTCGGCCGCCTTGGAGTTTTTCGAACGCAAAGTCCGACCGCTCCTGATCGCCAAGTGCCAGGAGTGCCACAGCGCCGACAACGCCGAGTCGGAATTCAGCGTCGATTCCCTCTCCGCACTCCTCAAAGGGGGCACGCGCGGACCGGCCATCGTTCCCGGCAAGCCCGCCGCCAGCCTGATGCTCAGCGCCATGAAGCATGGCGAAACGCTCAAGATGCCGCCCAAAGAAAAACCGTCGCGCGACGAAATCGCCATCATCACCCAGTGGATCGAAGCGGGCGCACATTGGCCCGATTCGGGGCCGGTCGCCAGATCCACGGGCGGTGCGGTCGCCAAAGAGCCGGGGATCACCGCCGAGCAACGGGACTTCTGGGCCTTTCAGCCCGCCCGACGGACACCCACGCCCGCGGTAACGCAACCGGACTGGATCCGCAGTTCGCTCGACGCTTTCATTCTGCACAAGCTGGAAGCGGCTGGTCTATCACCCGCGCCCCAGGCCGATAAGCGAACGCTCCTGAGACGCGTCACCTTCGATCTGATCGGTCTCCCTCCGACTCCGGAAGACGTCGACGCATTTCTCGCCGATGACTCCCCCGACGCCTTTGAAAAAGTGGTCGACCGGCTGCTCGCCTCGCCCCACTACGGCGAACGCTACGGCCGCCACTGGCTCGATGTCGCCCGCTATGCCGACTCCAATGGCCTGGACGAAAACCTCGCCCACGCCCACGCATTCCGTTACCGCGACTATGTCGTCCGGAGCTTCAACCGAGATCTGCCGTTCGATGACTTCATCACCGAGCAGCTTGCCGGCGACCTGCTGCCGCACGGCGAAGACGCCGAGGCTGTGACCGAGGGGCTCGCCGCCACTGGCTTCCTCGTCCTCGGAGCCAAGATGCTCGCCGAGGACGATCCGGTCAAAATGCAGATGGACATCATCGACGAGCAGATCGATACCGTCGGCAAAGCCTTTCTCGGGCTGACGCTCGGCTGCGCGCGGTGCCACGACCACAAGTTCGACCCGGTTTCAACGGCCGACTACTACGGCCTGGCGGGGATCTTCAAGAGCACCCGCACGATGGAGAACTTCGGCGTCGTCGCGAAATGGCAGGAACGCCCGCTGGCCACCCCGGCCCAGCTCGCCGAGCGACAGCAACGCCAGAGCCTCGTCGATACGAAACAGTCCGAAATTCAACAGCAGGTCGATCAGGAAAACCAGCGACTGCTGTCGGACGAACGCCGCAAGCTGGGCGAGTACCTGCTGGCGGCAACATCGCAGCAATGGCGCGAAGATCTGAAAACGTCGACTGCATCTCTCGGCCAGCAGGCTGCCGCCGAGATGCCCGGCTTGCAGATCCTGGAAGCGGAAGACTACGCCCGCGGCAACGTCCTCCGCGATACGACCAGCTACGGCGTCGGCATCGGCGTCCTCGTCAATCGGGGCGAGACCCCCAATTTCGTTGAATACGACGTCGAAGTCGCGCGGGCCGGATGGTATCAGCTTGAAGTCCGCTACGCTGCCGCAGGATCGCGCCCCTGCACGCTGACCATCAATGGGACCGTGCGCGAAACGAATCTTGCCGGCGGCGTGACCGGGGGCTGGCAGCCCGACAGCCAGAAGTGGGAAGTCGTCGGCTTCTTCGAGCTGCTGGCAGGTCGGAATCTGATCCGCCTGGAACAGCCGCAGTTCTTTCCGCACATCGATAAGATGCTCATCGCCCCGGCCCCCGCGGAACTCGCCGCCCTGGCGATTCCCACTGACGGGCCGTCCGTCGCATGCTGGCCGGAACTGGTGCAGACTGTCCGCGATCTGATCGCCCATCCGGAAAAGGATCCCGATGCCGTCTTCAAAGCCTGGCGGGAACTCCTCACGCGGCCGCGGATGGAATCGCTCAAAACGCTGCCGTTGCTGGCGCTCGATTACCAGGACCGCGCGAAACTGATTCTCGACCGACCGGCGGACGCCGACCTCCCCCCCAGCGAAGCGGCTCTGCGGAAACTGCTGCAGGACCCCAAGGGCGCCTTCGCAGCCCCCGCAACGATCGAGACGCACTACGCTCCCGCAGTGGCGTCAAACCTCCAGCAGTTGCGTGTCGAGAAGGAGAGCCTGCAGACCCTGGTCCCGCAGTTTCCGGATGTGATGGCCGTCTCGGACCAGCAGGTCGAAAACGTGCCGGTGCACTACCGCGGCAGCCACCTGACGCTGGGGCCGGTCGTCCCCAGGCGGTATCTGCGAATTCTCGACGACGGATCGAGCCCCCCGCCCAGCCCCTCCGGCAGCGGACGTCTCGAACTGGCGCAGTGGCTGACCAGCGACCGGCAACCGCTGACGGCCCGCGTGATCGTCAATCGCGTCTGGCAGTGGCACTTCGGCTTCGGGCTCGTTCGTTCCTCAGACAACTTCGGGATGCTCGGCGAACTCCCGTCCCATCCGGAGCTGCTCGACCACATCGCGCTCGAATTCGTGGAACAGGGCTGGTCCCTCAAGCGACTGCACCGCGAGATCCTGCGGTCTGCCACCTACCAGATGGGAACGCAGATCAGCGAGCAGGCCCTGCTGGTCGATCCCGAAAATCGGCTGCGATGGAAGTTCGCCCGCCGCCGTCTCGAAGCCGAAGCGATTCGCGACGCGGCCCTGGCCGTCAGCGGACAGTTGGACGGGACCATGACCGGCAGCCTCCTCCCGACCGCCAATCGCGCCTACGTCACCAGCACCGCCAACGTCAATCCGGCGATCTACCAGTCCAATCGGCGCTCGCTCTATCTGCCCGTCGTCCGCAGCGCCCTCTACGAAGTCTTCCAGGCCTTCGACTTCGCCGATCCAAGCGTGCTGTCGGGCGAGCGCCAGTCGACCACCGTCGCCCCGCAGGCCCTCTTCATGATGAACAGCCAGCTCGTCGCCGAGCAGACGCTGAGCCTCGCCGACCGCCTTCTGAGTGAAACAACGCTCGACGACGCCGGCCGCGTCCGAGCCGTCTACCGCGCCGCATACGCCCGCGACCCCGACGCCCGGGAGACCGATCGCGCAATCGCCTTCGTCACCGCTTACGCCCGGAAATCGTCGGACGCTCAGGCCCCCGAAGCTCGCCGCCGCGGCTGGCAGAGCCTCTGCCGCGCCGTCCTCGGAGCCAACGAATTCGTCTTTGTGGAATAG
- a CDS encoding thiamine-phosphate kinase → MAAAEFALIDWIRREAGRTTAPAVRVGIGDDAAVLDWPGDRACVVTTDMLMEGVDFTAETATPELIGRKSLAVNLSDIAAMGGRPVAAFVSICLTQGRGEEFARRLYGGLFELACEFHVAIAGGDTNSWGGPLVINITVLGEPVAGAPLLRSGAQPGDWICVTGRLGGSLAGRHLTFTPRVAEVAAILETVRPTAMIDISDGLGADLHHLLEASGVGARVEGPRIPLSPEIGLMPADKSPLDRALSDGEDFELLFTVEPSAGELLLANWSHGTPLTRIGEITGGLGAVLVMEDGRETVLEAKGWAHPL, encoded by the coding sequence ATGGCTGCAGCGGAATTCGCTTTGATTGACTGGATTCGGCGAGAGGCCGGGAGGACGACGGCGCCGGCGGTGCGCGTCGGCATTGGGGACGATGCGGCGGTGCTCGACTGGCCGGGGGATCGGGCGTGCGTGGTGACGACCGACATGCTGATGGAGGGAGTCGACTTCACGGCGGAGACTGCGACGCCGGAGCTGATCGGGCGGAAGTCGCTGGCTGTGAACCTGAGTGACATTGCGGCGATGGGGGGGCGGCCGGTGGCGGCGTTCGTTTCGATCTGCCTGACGCAGGGGCGGGGGGAGGAGTTTGCCCGGCGGCTGTACGGGGGGCTGTTTGAGCTGGCTTGCGAGTTCCACGTTGCGATTGCGGGAGGAGATACCAACAGTTGGGGGGGGCCGCTGGTGATCAACATTACGGTCCTGGGCGAGCCCGTCGCGGGGGCTCCGCTGCTTCGGAGCGGCGCGCAGCCCGGGGACTGGATCTGCGTGACCGGGCGGCTGGGGGGAAGTCTGGCGGGGCGGCATCTGACGTTTACGCCGCGGGTGGCGGAGGTCGCGGCAATCCTGGAAACCGTTCGACCGACGGCGATGATCGACATCAGCGACGGTCTGGGGGCGGATCTGCACCACTTGCTGGAGGCGAGCGGGGTTGGCGCGCGGGTGGAGGGGCCTCGGATTCCGCTTTCGCCCGAGATCGGGCTGATGCCGGCGGACAAGTCTCCGCTGGACCGGGCGCTGTCCGACGGGGAGGACTTTGAGCTGCTGTTTACGGTGGAGCCGTCGGCGGGAGAGCTGCTGCTCGCGAACTGGTCTCATGGGACGCCGCTGACGCGGATTGGTGAGATTACGGGGGGGCTGGGGGCGGTGCTGGTGATGGAAGATGGCCGCGAGACGGTACTGGAGGCGAAGGGGTGGGCGCATCCGCTGTGA